The Cydia strobilella chromosome 13, ilCydStro3.1, whole genome shotgun sequence genomic interval GGCGAAGCAAACCTCGTATGTCCATGGCACGCAACCAAAGGACATTTTCAATAGtctaatgtgtttaaatatgataaatatctatCAAGAATAAACAATCAGTAAAATCGTAGAACCTTATACACATACCTGTTATTCAGCACCCGTTTTCCTCCTAAATATTTACGCAAAACTGACGAGCAGTCACAACGCCATCGCAAACTGTACTGATGGGAGTGGCGGCGGGGGGAGATACGAggtatttcttttacaaaaatgGCGGTCGGGAGTTGCAAGGTTttctattttgctttttaaacgtaaacggtttatttttggtatttaagagttttgccgttagatgcgttcagaatagtactatctaaaagtgtcaaaacatgattttcaaaaaaaatggagttacgaggtatgcgatttaggccgacgatatcttatatactaaaaataaattagttatTGTCACATTGACCACATTGTGCATTACAATAATAGGCAATTGCTTTAACAGAGTTAAGGCTTAAAGGCATCTCTTACATTTTGACTAAAGATGCCTGATATGATTTGGCATGAAGTCTCTTCGAGCACCCTTAACAGTAATCAAAATTGTGAGATGCACACACTCATGAATATGATGAGGTAGTTTTTATTCATCTTTCAACCCTTAATTCAATAACATTCAAAATACTAAACGTTACCTTTGACCCATTTTTTGCATTTTCGAGTGAGGTTTGAACACAACCTTCCTTGTTTTGTGTCAAATTAAGGGTTAAAGTTATTACTTGTTCAAATAAACTCACTACTGAATATCATATTTATACACATCACTGATTTCAAGTATTTCTAGTACATCCTACCAGAATATAATGCAACATAACATAGTCAGATCTACAATTAAAagcttatataaataaaaatataaacaaataaattctaatattcactttatttaTAATGGAATAATGTTCAATGACAATATAGGCCAACTACAAAATGTAGAAACATTGTCCCGGTCCTTGAGGCCCAGGaccggagggcttggtcacttctTCTTTTGTATGTGACATGTttcatttcagtttataatttacattactATGTAAGTTACTTACAAACacaaatcaatatatttaataaaattaagttggtttgttccctagttgtacAATATATTATGCAGCTTTACTGAATTTCTCAGCAAAGTTGTTTATTCAACGAGTAAATTTCCAGCACATCTTCATTTACAAGGGTACTTTATAATCTTAGTAAAGGCATTCAATGCACATAAGTGTGCCAACTTCATAAGCTCAGTAAGTACAAGAGAAAGATATGTAAATTGGGAATTTTTCTTACCTCAGACTATCGAGGCAAGAGGAAAGGTAATCTACAAGCAAACAAACATGAAATCATATAGAGCATACCGAAGTAGAAATTAAGCCTAGCTGTCTGACGAGGTACATATCTCATTGTGTCTGGGTGTCGGAACATCCTTTCTATTTTAAATGCTCTGGGCAGAGTCAGCATGGGTAGCAAGAACCACAGAGAGCACCGCACCGATGCCACTACAAACATTATGTAAGGGATAAATAGTAGAAATGCATACAGTAAATAAGATGTTGTCTTTCCAATCAATATGGCTAATGTGACAATTTCAGCTTTGTTATCAGTTTCCAAATCTCTTGTGTTGTTGCTATGCAGAATAGCCTCAGTGTTGAGAGCAAGAGGGACTGCATAGTAAATTATAGGCCAATCAACCCTCCCTGTCTGTGCCAGGAAAGCAAACACCACTGATACAGGCCCAAATATGACTAGAACTAAAATATCACCTAATGCTATATACTTCAGACCAATGCCTCCTGTATACAAGAAGGAGGATGATAAGCCACCAAAATACACAAGAGCTAAATGCTCCATGCGAGCTGGAGACACCATTACCAGGGGGACAAAGCAGGCACAGCCAGCCAGGTACAATATAGCACCAAGGGAGACAACCTCATCAATGCTTAGGAGGTGGTCAACGAGCGTTCGGTCATCTGACTTGCGATTGTCGATTCCTTTAACAAAATCGAAGTATGTGTTGACGACGTTCCCTGCGCCATGCACCGGGAGCACTGTGCAGAGCGTGAGCAGCAGCGCGGGCCAGCTGAAGGCTTGCTCGCCGGGCAGACGCCAGGCCAGGGCAGCACCTAACAGTGTAGGCAGTAAGCTTGCACTCAGCGACCACGGCCGCAGCGCCACCACATAAGTGTGCACTTTCATGAGCGGATTTCGCGCCGCTACCCGCGCCTCCACGGGCTGCTCCAAGAGATTCCCTTCCGCAGTCGGAATATCCATGTCCTCAACTTTCTTGTCGCTCTCCATTGTAATGTTCGAGTTATTCACTGTGGCATGAAATTTAACGCGACAAGTATGTGACCTGGTTATACATC includes:
- the LOC134746495 gene encoding ubiA prenyltransferase domain-containing protein 1 homolog, which codes for MESDKKVEDMDIPTAEGNLLEQPVEARVAARNPLMKVHTYVVALRPWSLSASLLPTLLGAALAWRLPGEQAFSWPALLLTLCTVLPVHGAGNVVNTYFDFVKGIDNRKSDDRTLVDHLLSIDEVVSLGAILYLAGCACFVPLWHRCGALCGSCYPC